One region of Lathamus discolor isolate bLatDis1 chromosome 2, bLatDis1.hap1, whole genome shotgun sequence genomic DNA includes:
- the LOC136009065 gene encoding matrix-remodeling-associated protein 7-like: protein MDVAVDLYPAVPLLFTALALVLASVLVRLRGAEGERPREPAAAEAARESGPGDQAAAGAGPEPGRKAAAEQRGEAAEEPGPAAKPSPTAAERFWQPPAEPCEPEPQEDVESKIPPLGASARSSLRHPGQVEDAGVHAAFPSKAEEEELHPGKEKLVVNRNSLCRAVHSQM from the exons atggacgtggccgtggacttgtacccggccgtcccgctgctcttcaccgccctggcccttgtcctcgcctctgtccttgtgaggctgcggggagccgagggggagcggccccgggagccggcggcggccgaagcggcccgggagagcggccccggggaccaggcggcggcgggagcggggcccgagcccgggaggaaggcggctgctgagcagcgggggGAGGCGGCCGAGGAACCCGGCCCAGCGGCCaagcccagccccacagcagctgaGAGATTCTGGCAACCGCCTGCTGAGCCCTGTGAgcccgagccccaggaggatgtgGAGAGCAAGATACCACCTTTGGGAGCCTCAGCTCGGTCCAGCCTTAGGCACCCAGGACAAGTGGAAGATGCAGGAGTccacgcagcatttcccagcaaggcagaggaggaagagctgcacccaggaaaagagaagctggtg GTCAACAGAAACAGCCTGTGCAGAGCAGTGCATTCTCAAATGTGA